A stretch of Corallococcus macrosporus DNA encodes these proteins:
- a CDS encoding serine/threonine-protein kinase translates to MTRRDTGRGSAGTGPLDSARSGAGTGRGTGGSGPRRAEDVPPVPQVGRYLLLRKLGQGGMGVVYAAYDPDLDRKVALKLLHPNANHDNEEARSRLLREAQAMARVSHPNVIPVFDVGMWGDQVFVAMELVDGGTLGSWLKEAKPSWREVLERYLQAGRGLQAAHEAGLVHRDFKPANVLVSRAGRAYVTDFGLARQVGDGPEVASSPEEARLLESSDRRMLDTTLTEAGLLVGTPNYMSPEQFRGSRLDARTDQFSFCAALYGALYGTRPFDPGSIKAYVSASRSAELEADGTQSLGGTQSLNAAPAKAAVAPPPALIREPPRDAKVPGWVRQAVLRGLALDADARFPSMQALLDALSQEQRLGRRRRWAGAAGAMTTALAVAGGVAWQQSQVCADAGALMDTVWTGDARARLEASFRATGKPFAEGMAARATQVLTHYADAWKHQRVQACEDTRVSGVKPEEQLDRQVVCLERRRKDLRATVDLLANADAALVEKSVDMVHALPALHECEDVESLADQQRRPSDPALRDAIEALEDRLAEVRAQVDAGRYPAALAAVKALEAPVEKTGYLPLQAEMRFHLGWLQEQTGQSPEASRLLSRAVFDAEAGRADRLKVAILNKLLYVEDGQRHFDPAANWGALAEATLQRLGGEPVLEADVKVNQANLAMSQGHMEEGRKRLEEASALYDKALPPEHPKRARALFLLGRLVLGTGDAKGAVPLLEASLARTEAAVGPVHPDMARRHGLLSLALREAGEPARALPHAQAVVDLYRAFHGDKSPQMGEALDELGMCQLGMKRYEDALKTYEQAVALKREVLPADDEGLQPSYDGVGQALLGLGRARDSVAPLRQAVSFASAPPDALAESGFALARALYQTGQTPEVRAEARGEATRARERFTESGLDARVGEVDSWLQTLPPESPRPPARKPPRGRRR, encoded by the coding sequence ATGACCAGACGAGACACCGGCAGGGGAAGCGCAGGGACGGGCCCGTTGGACTCGGCGCGCTCGGGTGCCGGCACGGGTCGCGGCACCGGCGGCTCCGGGCCCCGCCGTGCGGAGGACGTCCCGCCCGTTCCCCAGGTGGGCCGCTACCTGCTCCTGCGCAAGCTGGGACAGGGCGGCATGGGCGTGGTGTACGCCGCCTATGATCCGGACCTGGACCGCAAGGTCGCGCTGAAGCTCCTGCACCCCAACGCCAACCACGACAACGAGGAGGCGCGGTCCCGGCTGCTGCGCGAGGCGCAGGCCATGGCGCGCGTCTCCCATCCCAACGTCATCCCCGTCTTCGACGTGGGCATGTGGGGCGACCAGGTCTTCGTCGCCATGGAGCTGGTGGACGGCGGCACGCTGGGCTCGTGGCTGAAGGAGGCGAAGCCGTCCTGGCGCGAGGTGCTGGAGCGCTACCTCCAGGCGGGCCGGGGGCTCCAGGCCGCGCACGAAGCGGGGCTGGTGCACCGCGACTTCAAGCCCGCCAACGTGCTGGTGAGCCGCGCGGGCCGCGCGTACGTGACGGACTTCGGGCTGGCGCGGCAGGTGGGCGACGGGCCGGAGGTCGCCTCCTCGCCGGAGGAGGCCCGGCTGCTGGAGTCGTCCGACCGGCGGATGCTGGACACCACGCTCACGGAGGCGGGCCTGCTGGTGGGCACGCCCAACTACATGTCCCCGGAGCAGTTCCGGGGCTCGCGGCTGGACGCGCGCACGGACCAGTTCAGCTTCTGCGCGGCGCTCTACGGCGCGCTCTACGGCACGCGCCCCTTCGACCCGGGCAGCATCAAGGCCTACGTGTCCGCCAGCCGCAGCGCGGAGCTGGAAGCCGACGGCACGCAGTCGCTGGGCGGCACGCAGTCGCTGAACGCGGCCCCGGCGAAGGCCGCCGTCGCGCCGCCGCCCGCGCTGATCCGCGAGCCTCCGCGCGACGCGAAGGTGCCCGGCTGGGTGCGGCAGGCGGTGCTGCGCGGACTGGCGCTGGACGCGGATGCGCGCTTCCCCTCGATGCAGGCGCTGCTGGACGCGCTCTCCCAGGAGCAGCGCCTGGGGCGGCGCCGGCGCTGGGCGGGGGCGGCGGGCGCGATGACCACCGCGCTGGCGGTGGCGGGCGGCGTGGCGTGGCAGCAGTCCCAGGTGTGCGCGGACGCGGGCGCGCTGATGGACACCGTCTGGACCGGCGACGCACGGGCGCGGCTGGAGGCCTCCTTCCGCGCCACCGGCAAGCCCTTCGCGGAAGGCATGGCCGCGCGCGCCACGCAGGTGCTGACGCACTACGCGGACGCGTGGAAGCACCAGCGCGTCCAGGCCTGCGAGGACACGCGCGTGAGCGGCGTGAAGCCGGAGGAGCAGCTGGACCGGCAGGTGGTGTGCCTGGAGCGCCGGCGCAAGGACCTGCGCGCGACGGTGGACCTGCTCGCCAACGCGGACGCCGCCCTGGTGGAGAAGTCCGTGGACATGGTGCACGCGCTGCCTGCGCTGCACGAGTGCGAGGACGTGGAGTCCCTGGCCGACCAGCAGCGCCGCCCCTCCGACCCCGCCCTGCGCGACGCGATTGAGGCGCTGGAGGACCGGCTGGCGGAGGTGCGCGCGCAGGTGGACGCGGGGCGCTACCCGGCGGCGCTCGCGGCGGTGAAGGCGCTGGAGGCGCCCGTGGAGAAGACGGGCTACCTGCCGCTCCAGGCGGAGATGCGCTTCCATCTGGGCTGGCTCCAGGAACAGACGGGCCAGTCCCCGGAGGCGTCCCGCCTGCTGTCGCGCGCCGTCTTCGACGCGGAGGCGGGGCGGGCGGACCGGCTGAAGGTCGCCATCCTCAACAAGCTGCTCTACGTGGAGGACGGCCAGCGGCACTTCGACCCGGCGGCGAACTGGGGCGCCCTGGCGGAGGCCACCCTCCAGCGGCTGGGCGGCGAGCCCGTGCTGGAGGCCGACGTGAAGGTGAACCAGGCCAACCTCGCCATGTCCCAGGGCCACATGGAGGAGGGCCGCAAGCGCCTGGAGGAGGCGAGCGCCCTCTACGACAAGGCGCTGCCGCCCGAGCACCCCAAGCGCGCACGGGCCCTGTTCCTCCTGGGGCGGCTGGTGCTGGGCACCGGCGACGCGAAGGGCGCGGTGCCGCTGCTGGAGGCCTCGCTCGCCCGGACAGAGGCGGCGGTGGGGCCGGTGCACCCGGACATGGCCCGCAGGCACGGCCTCTTGTCCCTGGCCCTGCGCGAGGCCGGCGAACCCGCGCGCGCCCTGCCGCACGCCCAGGCGGTGGTGGACCTCTACAGGGCCTTCCACGGAGACAAGAGCCCGCAGATGGGCGAGGCGCTGGACGAGCTGGGCATGTGCCAGCTCGGGATGAAGCGCTACGAGGACGCGCTGAAGACCTACGAGCAGGCCGTGGCCCTCAAGCGCGAGGTGCTGCCCGCGGACGACGAGGGGCTCCAGCCCTCCTACGACGGCGTGGGCCAGGCGCTGCTGGGACTGGGGCGGGCGCGTGACTCGGTGGCGCCGCTGCGGCAGGCGGTGTCCTTCGCCTCCGCTCCCCCGGACGCGCTGGCGGAGTCCGGCTTCGCGCTGGCGCGGGCGCTGTACCAGACGGGCCAGACTCCCGAGGTCCGGGCGGAGGCCCGCGGCGAGGCCACCCGCGCCCGGGAGCGCTTCACCGAGTCCGGGTTGGACGCGCGGGTGGGGGAGGTGGACTCGTGGCTCCAGACCCTGCCCCCGGAGTCCCCGCGTCCGCCTGCCCGCAAGCCGCCCCGGGGCCGGCGCCGGTAG
- a CDS encoding MFS transporter: MTPPQRLVLRIAVLASLVTFLDGAIINVALPAMVQDLGGGLKLQQWVVDAYLITLGSLMLVAGSLSDAFGRKRILRLGLLGFGATSLLCALAPTGAVLILARGLQGATGALLVPGSLALILSFFSGPEQAKAIGTWTGWTGAAFIAGPLVGGLLVDTVGWRWIFAINVLPIALTLALLARMEEPARPEGVRIDVLGAVLACVGLGGPVYALIEQGTVGWTHPTVRVSLGVGVPAFIAFVFQERRSAHPMMPLGLFRERNFWVGNLATTSIYGALALGEFVITLFLQQVAGFRATTAGLALMPTTVIMLLLSSVSGGLAGRFGPRLFMAVGPCIAGAGFLLMLRAGTPLDFWTQMLPGVGVFGLGLTTTVAPLTSAVLGSVSKEQAGIGSAINNAIARVAGLIAIAFTGLIVGPRLDVAGFHRVMLVATVLLVLGGVISALGIRDPPRKA, from the coding sequence GTGACTCCTCCACAACGGCTGGTCCTGCGAATCGCCGTGCTCGCCTCGCTCGTCACGTTCCTGGACGGGGCGATCATCAACGTCGCGTTGCCCGCGATGGTCCAGGACCTGGGCGGTGGACTCAAGCTCCAGCAGTGGGTGGTGGACGCGTACCTCATCACGCTGGGCTCGCTGATGCTGGTGGCGGGCTCGCTGTCGGACGCGTTCGGGCGCAAGCGCATCCTGCGGCTGGGGCTGCTGGGCTTCGGGGCCACGTCGCTCTTGTGCGCGCTTGCGCCGACGGGCGCGGTGCTCATCCTCGCGCGAGGGCTTCAGGGAGCCACGGGCGCGCTCCTGGTGCCGGGCTCGCTGGCGCTCATCCTGTCCTTCTTCTCCGGCCCCGAGCAGGCAAAGGCCATTGGCACGTGGACCGGCTGGACGGGCGCGGCGTTCATCGCGGGGCCGCTGGTGGGCGGGCTGCTGGTGGACACGGTGGGCTGGCGGTGGATCTTCGCCATCAACGTGCTGCCCATCGCGCTGACGCTGGCGCTGCTCGCGCGCATGGAGGAGCCCGCGCGGCCGGAGGGCGTGCGCATCGACGTGCTGGGGGCCGTGCTGGCGTGCGTGGGCCTGGGCGGTCCGGTCTACGCGCTGATTGAACAGGGGACGGTGGGCTGGACGCATCCCACGGTGCGGGTGTCGCTGGGCGTGGGCGTGCCGGCGTTCATCGCGTTCGTGTTCCAGGAGCGGCGCTCGGCGCACCCGATGATGCCGCTGGGGCTCTTCCGGGAGCGGAACTTCTGGGTGGGCAACCTGGCCACCACGTCCATCTACGGGGCCCTGGCGCTGGGCGAGTTCGTCATCACGCTGTTCCTCCAGCAGGTGGCGGGCTTTCGCGCGACGACGGCGGGGCTGGCGCTGATGCCGACGACGGTCATCATGCTGCTGCTGTCGTCGGTGTCCGGTGGGCTGGCCGGACGGTTCGGGCCGCGCCTGTTCATGGCGGTGGGGCCGTGCATCGCGGGCGCCGGGTTCCTGCTCATGCTGCGCGCCGGCACGCCGCTGGACTTCTGGACGCAGATGCTGCCGGGCGTGGGGGTGTTCGGGTTGGGGCTGACGACGACGGTGGCGCCGTTGACGTCGGCGGTGCTCGGGTCCGTCAGCAAGGAGCAGGCGGGGATCGGCTCGGCCATCAACAACGCCATCGCGCGGGTGGCGGGGCTCATCGCCATCGCGTTCACGGGGCTCATCGTGGGCCCGCGACTGGACGTCGCGGGCTTCCACCGGGTGATGCTCGTGGCCACGGTGCTGCTCGTGCTGGGCGGAGTCATCTCCGCCCTGGGCATCCGCGATCCGCCGCGGAAGGCCTGA
- a CDS encoding lanthionine synthetase C family protein encodes MRPNLPWKPLLQGVERDTALQVLAMLVDALSHPPGQVSSLPSLARGDAGRAIFFDALARAHGDAKHRESSEAWLELATGALGAQTLGPDLYDGFTGIAWAVQHVQRPSEAPEEDPLTDIDAALEDFLQTRPWTHRYDLVSGLVGMGAYALERLPREGARRCLEAVVARLGELAERTPEGLRWRTQAGHVEARMRDEHPEGSFNLGVAHGIAGLLIVLGGAVAAGVESARELLQGGWTWFMARRAADADPARFPTRVGMRNEPLTWPRRPAWCYGDPGVALGLHTLARAVRNPEWEAQALALCLEAAGRWKDVASVRDGGLCHGSAGLAHLYNRLYQTTGEPAFEAASRFWFQQLFSVHRQPGLGVAGFRTREYSDDGSGDWTDDTGLLGGATGIALALLAATSSAEPSWDRMLLMSLPRSPLDSP; translated from the coding sequence ATGCGACCCAACCTCCCATGGAAACCGTTGCTGCAAGGCGTCGAGCGCGACACGGCGCTGCAAGTGCTCGCAATGCTTGTCGATGCGCTGTCGCATCCTCCCGGGCAGGTTTCATCCCTTCCATCGCTCGCGCGAGGTGACGCAGGGCGCGCGATTTTTTTTGACGCGCTCGCGCGGGCTCACGGTGACGCGAAGCATCGCGAGTCTTCGGAGGCGTGGCTGGAGCTCGCCACGGGTGCGCTCGGCGCGCAGACGCTGGGGCCGGACCTCTATGACGGCTTCACGGGCATCGCGTGGGCCGTGCAGCACGTGCAGCGCCCTTCTGAAGCCCCGGAGGAGGATCCGCTCACGGACATCGACGCCGCGCTCGAGGACTTCCTCCAGACGCGCCCGTGGACGCACCGCTACGACCTGGTGAGCGGGCTGGTGGGCATGGGCGCGTACGCGCTGGAGCGCCTTCCACGGGAGGGCGCGCGGCGCTGCCTGGAGGCCGTGGTCGCGCGGCTCGGAGAGCTGGCGGAGCGCACGCCGGAGGGGTTGCGCTGGAGGACACAGGCCGGCCATGTCGAAGCACGGATGCGCGACGAACATCCCGAGGGCAGCTTCAACCTGGGCGTCGCGCACGGCATTGCGGGGCTGCTCATCGTGCTGGGCGGCGCGGTGGCCGCGGGGGTCGAGTCCGCGCGCGAGCTGCTCCAGGGAGGGTGGACGTGGTTCATGGCCCGGCGCGCGGCGGACGCCGACCCTGCCCGCTTCCCCACGCGCGTGGGGATGCGGAATGAACCCCTCACGTGGCCGCGCCGTCCGGCGTGGTGCTACGGCGATCCCGGCGTGGCGCTGGGACTGCACACACTGGCGCGCGCGGTGCGCAATCCGGAGTGGGAGGCCCAGGCGCTCGCGCTCTGCCTGGAGGCCGCGGGGCGCTGGAAGGACGTCGCTTCCGTGAGGGACGGAGGGCTCTGCCATGGCTCCGCGGGGCTCGCGCACCTCTACAACCGCCTGTACCAGACCACGGGCGAGCCAGCATTCGAGGCAGCCTCCCGCTTCTGGTTCCAGCAGCTGTTCTCCGTGCACCGGCAGCCGGGCCTGGGCGTGGCCGGCTTCCGCACGCGGGAGTACTCCGACGACGGCTCGGGTGACTGGACCGACGACACGGGCCTGCTCGGAGGAGCCACCGGCATCGCGCTGGCGCTCCTCGCTGCGACCTCCTCCGCGGAGCCCTCCTGGGACCGGATGCTGCTCATGTCCCTGCCCCGCTCTCCCTTGGACTCTCCATGA
- a CDS encoding FHA domain-containing protein, whose protein sequence is MKRIRETIEVAEPLWRALEQMSHDLGVDRDALVAQALFLLAKQNGYVSPTPVALGTPVEAEPVRPPAAWPPEPVVRPAETPTAAPPVKATAPVAAPVDDAAQARARMQEVLAAVDAVVQPHDVPVASDDDESEEDSDANADEEEDASSDEDEAEADADEASDDEEADADESSDEDEAEADADEASDEEADAEESSDEAEADAHEAASASSDDEASDDESSADEESTDETSDEETSGTDEAAAASSDEGDASDEDEAADESASEAAVGTEAKAEEEEDEDAADIAAAIGSEESPGASQSADSEPEESKTGEEATGSDEDDAPDARAAAPDEEESPPEPEEQNLPFVAPPAPKGPVLRKQGRVLRQSTPEDEAPPEANKARKPAPKASARKDLFVRLRPDGPATRVDVERFTLGRGPQCSLVVASGRVSREHAAVVREGNDYFIEDLGSSNGTWINHQRIKRQKIADGDTFNLGTEAVYFSLVPSDD, encoded by the coding sequence ATGAAGCGGATTCGTGAAACCATCGAGGTCGCGGAGCCCCTGTGGCGCGCGCTGGAGCAGATGAGCCACGACCTGGGCGTGGACCGCGATGCCCTGGTGGCCCAGGCGCTGTTCCTGCTCGCGAAGCAGAACGGCTACGTGTCGCCCACCCCCGTGGCGCTGGGTACACCGGTCGAGGCAGAGCCCGTGAGACCACCGGCGGCCTGGCCCCCCGAGCCCGTGGTGCGTCCTGCGGAGACTCCCACCGCTGCGCCCCCCGTGAAGGCAACAGCGCCAGTCGCGGCGCCCGTGGACGACGCCGCCCAGGCACGCGCCCGCATGCAGGAGGTCCTCGCCGCCGTGGACGCGGTCGTTCAGCCCCACGACGTGCCGGTGGCGTCCGATGACGATGAGTCGGAGGAAGACTCCGACGCCAATGCGGACGAAGAGGAGGACGCGTCCTCGGACGAAGACGAAGCCGAGGCCGACGCTGACGAGGCATCGGACGATGAAGAGGCCGACGCGGACGAGTCGTCGGACGAAGACGAAGCCGAGGCCGACGCTGACGAGGCATCGGACGAGGAGGCAGACGCTGAAGAGTCGTCGGACGAAGCCGAGGCCGACGCTCACGAAGCGGCCTCTGCGTCGTCGGACGACGAGGCATCGGACGACGAGTCCAGCGCCGACGAAGAGTCCACGGACGAGACATCGGACGAAGAGACGTCCGGTACGGACGAAGCGGCGGCTGCGTCGTCGGACGAAGGCGATGCATCCGACGAAGACGAAGCGGCCGACGAGAGTGCATCCGAGGCTGCCGTAGGCACGGAGGCGAAGGCCGAGGAGGAGGAGGACGAGGACGCCGCCGACATCGCAGCGGCGATTGGATCCGAAGAATCCCCGGGCGCCAGCCAGTCCGCTGACTCGGAGCCCGAAGAGTCCAAGACGGGTGAGGAGGCCACGGGCTCCGACGAAGACGACGCGCCAGATGCTCGGGCGGCAGCACCGGACGAGGAGGAGTCCCCGCCGGAACCCGAGGAGCAGAACCTTCCCTTCGTGGCACCTCCGGCCCCGAAGGGCCCCGTGCTCCGGAAGCAGGGCCGCGTGCTCCGTCAGTCCACTCCCGAGGACGAAGCGCCTCCAGAGGCCAACAAGGCCCGGAAGCCCGCTCCCAAGGCGTCCGCTCGCAAGGACCTGTTCGTCCGCCTGCGCCCGGACGGCCCCGCCACCCGCGTGGACGTGGAGCGCTTCACGCTGGGCCGTGGCCCGCAGTGCAGCCTCGTCGTGGCGTCCGGCAGGGTCTCCCGTGAACACGCCGCCGTCGTGCGCGAGGGCAACGACTACTTCATCGAGGACCTGGGCTCGTCCAACGGCACCTGGATCAACCACCAGCGCATCAAGCGCCAGAAGATCGCGGACGGCGACACCTTCAACCTGGGAACCGAAGCCGTGTACTTCTCCCTGGTCCCCAGCGACGACTGA
- a CDS encoding thioredoxin domain-containing protein encodes MPVELTPEDYEAVTQRPGMCIVDFWAPWCDPCHAFAPIFTEAAARFPDITFARLDAEAHEAVAEPLGIDSFPTLVAFKDGLEVHRVSEALSPESLDRLLGALRAVDVAEEQRRTANRERTEAGERPSGVPDGATWDEGDKEWSFGPKDVTGRPHGTWRYWRADGTLCNECILKHGAPHGPFKRFHEDGSVSQEGAFEKGQLHGPRTWFASEHFTTERMHEGGVNPRVRKTVMHYEHGTVRQVQHFDGKGQRVVPSTGEPYPTRPAHLPEDAELREDLKQWARVTLNADAERHGLTRFWDLQGQLLWEAEYQNDLRHGRYWSRAENTYADFRVHFEEGRAEGNLACDTWSLLDAQRAVVLTRDLGRAMDERTLARSPVFSNLARSAEGWRELAKEARADRRYREALLATARACATSLDVQPLKQGLEELTLPRTKDSASGIADGVVEEAGQQWAPLADALMRGGDAATLLRAYAVLLDQTDRPRAALDFLHAAMLLAPDRKEYLFTRGLILLNLGVAEQVRKDAQGLAAVEPDTAAFLDTYARVLFPRFDFWAGQEPPRCTYDGLPEKPRQSLEAIQQLVRKYATRLQAMRGALLQRFKPGAAVSWLPPDLSSLLGAGPVELKQYEVEQEDEQVEVDETLHLEMGLADLALMMRGDWSALSWLLWSCGETTFRMPTRIAPPADFGQAAGQASQRLWQSRDRKFRGDASTTKPGQGFLFEGVALGDLHPNLVSIAERQYAETQAMFYWLNDPDHVSPWQSNLRGS; translated from the coding sequence GTGCCGGTTGAATTGACCCCGGAGGATTACGAGGCAGTCACCCAGCGGCCCGGTATGTGCATCGTGGACTTCTGGGCCCCGTGGTGTGACCCCTGCCACGCCTTCGCCCCCATCTTCACGGAGGCGGCCGCGCGGTTCCCGGACATCACCTTCGCCCGGCTGGACGCGGAGGCCCATGAGGCGGTGGCCGAGCCGCTGGGCATCGACTCCTTCCCCACCCTCGTCGCGTTCAAGGACGGCCTGGAGGTCCACCGCGTCTCCGAGGCGCTGTCCCCCGAGTCGCTGGACCGGCTGCTCGGCGCGCTGCGGGCCGTGGACGTCGCGGAGGAGCAGCGCCGCACCGCGAACCGAGAGCGGACCGAAGCCGGCGAGCGCCCCTCCGGCGTCCCTGACGGCGCCACCTGGGACGAGGGCGACAAGGAGTGGTCCTTCGGCCCCAAGGACGTCACCGGCCGGCCCCACGGCACGTGGCGGTACTGGCGCGCGGACGGCACGCTCTGCAACGAATGCATCCTGAAGCACGGCGCGCCGCACGGCCCCTTCAAGCGCTTCCACGAGGACGGCTCGGTGTCCCAGGAGGGCGCCTTCGAGAAGGGCCAGCTCCACGGCCCTCGCACCTGGTTCGCGTCCGAGCACTTCACCACCGAGCGCATGCACGAAGGCGGCGTGAACCCACGCGTGCGCAAGACGGTGATGCACTACGAGCACGGCACCGTGCGGCAGGTGCAGCACTTCGACGGCAAGGGCCAGCGCGTGGTGCCCTCCACCGGCGAGCCCTACCCCACCCGCCCCGCCCACCTGCCGGAGGACGCGGAGCTGCGCGAGGACCTGAAGCAGTGGGCCCGGGTGACGCTCAACGCGGACGCCGAGCGCCACGGCCTCACCCGCTTCTGGGACCTGCAGGGCCAGCTCCTCTGGGAGGCCGAGTACCAGAACGACCTGCGCCACGGCCGCTACTGGTCGCGCGCGGAGAACACCTACGCGGACTTCCGCGTCCACTTCGAGGAGGGCCGGGCGGAAGGCAACCTCGCGTGTGACACGTGGTCCCTGCTGGACGCGCAGCGGGCGGTGGTGCTCACGCGCGACCTGGGCCGGGCGATGGATGAGCGGACGCTGGCGCGCTCGCCGGTGTTCTCCAACCTGGCCCGGAGCGCGGAGGGCTGGCGCGAGCTGGCGAAGGAAGCCCGCGCGGACCGGCGCTACCGGGAGGCCCTGCTGGCCACCGCGCGCGCGTGCGCCACGTCGCTGGACGTCCAGCCGCTGAAGCAGGGCCTGGAGGAGCTGACGCTGCCGCGCACGAAGGACTCCGCGAGCGGGATCGCGGACGGCGTGGTGGAGGAAGCGGGCCAGCAGTGGGCCCCCTTGGCGGACGCGCTCATGCGCGGGGGTGACGCCGCCACGCTGCTGCGGGCCTACGCCGTGCTGCTGGACCAGACGGACCGGCCTCGCGCGGCGCTGGACTTCCTGCACGCGGCGATGCTGCTGGCGCCGGACCGCAAGGAGTACCTGTTCACGCGCGGCCTCATCCTGCTGAACCTGGGCGTGGCGGAGCAGGTGCGCAAGGACGCGCAGGGGCTCGCGGCGGTGGAGCCGGACACGGCCGCGTTCCTGGACACGTACGCGCGGGTCTTGTTCCCCCGCTTCGACTTCTGGGCGGGACAGGAGCCTCCACGCTGCACCTACGACGGCCTGCCGGAGAAGCCCCGTCAGTCCCTGGAGGCCATCCAGCAACTGGTGCGCAAGTACGCCACGCGGCTCCAGGCGATGCGCGGCGCGCTGCTCCAGCGGTTCAAGCCCGGCGCCGCGGTGTCGTGGCTGCCGCCGGACCTGTCGAGCCTGCTGGGCGCGGGACCGGTGGAGTTGAAGCAGTACGAAGTCGAGCAGGAAGACGAACAGGTGGAGGTCGACGAGACGCTCCACCTGGAGATGGGGCTCGCGGACCTGGCGCTGATGATGCGGGGGGACTGGAGCGCGCTGTCGTGGCTGTTGTGGTCATGCGGGGAGACGACGTTCCGGATGCCCACGCGCATCGCGCCGCCGGCGGACTTCGGTCAGGCGGCGGGGCAGGCCTCGCAGCGGCTGTGGCAGAGCCGGGACCGCAAGTTCCGGGGGGATGCCAGCACGACGAAGCCCGGCCAGGGTTTCCTGTTCGAGGGCGTGGCGCTGGGCGACCTGCATCCGAACCTGGTGTCCATCGCGGAGCGGCAGTACGCGGAGACGCAAGCGATGTTCTATTGGCTCAATGACCCGGATCACGTCTCTCCGTGGCAGAGCAACCTGAGGGGGAGCTAG